From a region of the Triticum aestivum cultivar Chinese Spring chromosome 7D, IWGSC CS RefSeq v2.1, whole genome shotgun sequence genome:
- the LOC123169506 gene encoding GDP-mannose transporter GONST1 isoform X1 translates to MASRNPPLVTHVDPDAPPGRKAPDIGNRSTMGTSCVDDTDLEDVKASKDRDMPSHLLMLPNIQNQSLLSGFAYCIASCSMILVNKFVLSGYGFNAGIFLMIYQNIVSVTIVSALSLSGVIPTEPLTWKLIKVWLPVNIIFVGMLITSMFSLKYINVAMLTILKNVANVLTASGETYFFKKQHDRQVWISLMLMIISAIAGGITDLSFHAVGYTWQILNCFLTASYSLTLRHVMDSAKQATKSGNLNELSMVLLNNVLSLPLGIILVLGFNEVEYLLETPLLRMPMFWLVITASGVLGLAISFTSMWFLRQTSATTYSLVGSLNKIPLSIAGILLFKVRTSMENSISILLGLLAGVFFARAKLRNNSQS, encoded by the exons ATGGCTTCCAG AAACCCTCCGCTAGTCACTCATGTTGATCCCGACGCCCCTCCTGGGAGAAAAGCACCAGACATTGGCAACAG ATCTACGATGGGAACTTCCTGTGTTGATGACACAGACCTGGAAGATGTTAAGGCCTCAAAAGATAGAGATATGCCTTCACACTTACTCATGCTCCCAAACATTCAGAATCAGTCCCTTCTGTCTGGTTTTGCTTACTGCATAGCATCCTGCAGCATGATTTTAGTTAACAAGTTTGTGCTGTCTGGCTATGGTTTCAACGCTGGAATATTCCTGATGATTTACCAG AACATTGTATCAGTGACCATAGTTTCTGCACTGTCCCTCTCTGGTGTTATCCCAACTGAACCATTAACATGGAAGTTAATCAAAGTTTGGTTGCCTGTGAACATTATATTTGTCGGGATGCTAATCACAAGCATGTTTAG TTTGAAGTACATCAATGTTGCGATGTTGACTATCTTGAAGAATGTGGCAAATGTTCTTACTGCTTCTGGGGAAACCTACTTCTTTAAGAAGCAACACGATCGACAAGTTTGGATTTCTCTTATGTTGATG ATAATCTCAGCAATTGCAGGAGGAATAACGGATCTCTCATTTCATGCAGTCGGCTATACATGGCAGATCTTAAATTGTTTTCTGACAGCATCGTATTCG CTTACACTGCGGCATGTAATGGACAGTGCGAAGCAGGCCACCAAGTCTGGGAATTTGAATGAGCTTTCGATGGTTTTGCTGAACAACGTTCTTTCACTACCATTGGGAATTATCCTCGTGCTTGGTTTTAATGAAGTTGAGTACCTGTTGGAAAC GCCTCTTCTGAGGATGCCTATGTTTTGGCTAGTCATCACTGCAAGCGGAGTTTTGGGGCTTGCTATCAGCTTTACTTCCATGTGGTTTCTTCGTCAGACAAGCGCAACAACTTATAG CCTTGTGGGGTCTCTCAACAAGATCCCGCTCTCTATCGCCGGGATCCTGCTCTTCAAAGTCCGCACAAGCATGGAGAACTCCATAAGTATACTGCTTG GTCTATTAGCAGGGGTGTTTTTCGCCAGGGCGAAATTGCGCAACAACTCCCAGTCCTAA
- the LOC123169506 gene encoding GDP-mannose transporter GONST1 isoform X2 yields the protein MLIPTPLLGEKHQTLATGISTMGTSCVDDTDLEDVKASKDRDMPSHLLMLPNIQNQSLLSGFAYCIASCSMILVNKFVLSGYGFNAGIFLMIYQNIVSVTIVSALSLSGVIPTEPLTWKLIKVWLPVNIIFVGMLITSMFSLKYINVAMLTILKNVANVLTASGETYFFKKQHDRQVWISLMLMIISAIAGGITDLSFHAVGYTWQILNCFLTASYSLTLRHVMDSAKQATKSGNLNELSMVLLNNVLSLPLGIILVLGFNEVEYLLETPLLRMPMFWLVITASGVLGLAISFTSMWFLRQTSATTYSLVGSLNKIPLSIAGILLFKVRTSMENSISILLGLLAGVFFARAKLRNNSQS from the exons ATGTTGATCCCGACGCCCCTCCTGGGAGAAAAGCACCAGACATTGGCAACAGGCAT ATCTACGATGGGAACTTCCTGTGTTGATGACACAGACCTGGAAGATGTTAAGGCCTCAAAAGATAGAGATATGCCTTCACACTTACTCATGCTCCCAAACATTCAGAATCAGTCCCTTCTGTCTGGTTTTGCTTACTGCATAGCATCCTGCAGCATGATTTTAGTTAACAAGTTTGTGCTGTCTGGCTATGGTTTCAACGCTGGAATATTCCTGATGATTTACCAG AACATTGTATCAGTGACCATAGTTTCTGCACTGTCCCTCTCTGGTGTTATCCCAACTGAACCATTAACATGGAAGTTAATCAAAGTTTGGTTGCCTGTGAACATTATATTTGTCGGGATGCTAATCACAAGCATGTTTAG TTTGAAGTACATCAATGTTGCGATGTTGACTATCTTGAAGAATGTGGCAAATGTTCTTACTGCTTCTGGGGAAACCTACTTCTTTAAGAAGCAACACGATCGACAAGTTTGGATTTCTCTTATGTTGATG ATAATCTCAGCAATTGCAGGAGGAATAACGGATCTCTCATTTCATGCAGTCGGCTATACATGGCAGATCTTAAATTGTTTTCTGACAGCATCGTATTCG CTTACACTGCGGCATGTAATGGACAGTGCGAAGCAGGCCACCAAGTCTGGGAATTTGAATGAGCTTTCGATGGTTTTGCTGAACAACGTTCTTTCACTACCATTGGGAATTATCCTCGTGCTTGGTTTTAATGAAGTTGAGTACCTGTTGGAAAC GCCTCTTCTGAGGATGCCTATGTTTTGGCTAGTCATCACTGCAAGCGGAGTTTTGGGGCTTGCTATCAGCTTTACTTCCATGTGGTTTCTTCGTCAGACAAGCGCAACAACTTATAG CCTTGTGGGGTCTCTCAACAAGATCCCGCTCTCTATCGCCGGGATCCTGCTCTTCAAAGTCCGCACAAGCATGGAGAACTCCATAAGTATACTGCTTG GTCTATTAGCAGGGGTGTTTTTCGCCAGGGCGAAATTGCGCAACAACTCCCAGTCCTAA